The nucleotide sequence ATATAACATTAGGCTTCTACTCTAAAAAACTTTCTCCTAGAGAGTCTATCATAAACCAAAGCTGGAGTCCGGAAACAGCAAACCTTCCAGTAAATACAGGATATTCTATTAGTGGTGGGAAAAAAATAGGAGATAAATTATCTGTTTTCCTTTCTGGATCTCAAAGCACTAATTTTGAACATAGAGAAGGCGTGTTTAGAGAGTTTAGAGCAAACTTTATAAACGATTCTATCTTAGATGCAGAAATTTTTTCAAAATCTGTAAATACTACCGGTTTGGCAACGCTTACTTATAGAGTAAATGATGCTAATAAAGTGACAGCCACCAGCCTTTTTATAAATAAACTTTCGGATGAAGTTTATGAAGGAGGTAGAAATGGAGAAGGAGTAATATTTGAAGAAACTGCACCAAGCGAAGGTCTTGCTCAATTTATTAGAGATCAAAATATCAAACAAACACGTCTTTGGATCAATCAATTAATAGGAGATCATAATCTTACTGAAAATAATGAACTTAACTGGGCCATTGGATATAACAGAGTAGATGCAGATGAGCCAAACAGAATTAGAAACGAGGTAAACTTTAATGATGATTTTGTTCAACTAGGTAGAAATGGTGGTTTTCAACAAAGAAAATCCGGACAGGCTATTAATGATGAAGAATATAATGGTTTACTTTCTGATAAAATGACCTTGATCAATGAAGAAACTCAAAAGTTAAGTCTAACTCTTGGAGGAAATTACAGGAACAAGCAAAGAGATTTTGTTTCTCAATTTTTAGGAGTAGAGGAGCGTATTACCAATTTGCTTAATCCAAGTTCTATAGACAATATCTCAGAGATATTTACTCCAACAAATTTCAATAATGGTTCTTTAATCATTAACAGATTGCAACCAGATCGCTACGCCGCTACTTTGGAATCTGCAGCTGGATTTGTAAGTGCTAATTATGAGATCAATAAATTTAATATTAACCTAGGCGTACGTTACCAAAATGACAATCTATATACGGTTTATAACGTTGGTAACATCCCAGGACGTGTAGGTAGATCTGAAATTGCAAAAGATAATTTCTATCCTAGTTTAAACGTACGTTATGCCTTAAATGATAAGACCAACCTTAGATTGGCAACAAGTAAGACTTTAACGTTACCTGAATTTAAAGAGTTTGCTCCTTTTGAATATGTTTCTCAAACAGGACAGGTAATTAGAGGGAACCCAGATCTACAAGCTTCTACCAACTATAATTTAGATATTAAATACGAATTTTTTCCAACTGCAAAAGAACTTATTTCATTAACCGGTTTCTATAAAAGAATAGAAGATCCAATTAATAAAGTTCAAGATAGAGGTTCTGCAGGGATCTTCTCCTTCTTTAACTCTGGAGATAAAGCAGAGATCTACGGATTGGAACTAGAAACTAGAATGGGCTTAATACAGTCTGATGTAGATCTAGACCTAACATTTAATGCCTCAAAAATGTGGCATACTCAAGATCTTAAAGAAACCGTAGATGC is from Gillisia sp. Hel1_33_143 and encodes:
- a CDS encoding TonB-dependent receptor; its protein translation is MKNFLLVIALFLIGIVQAQEPATTGSIAGKLSDKEMSGEPLPFANVIIKGTSTGTTSDFDGLYTLQNLAPGTYTVSFSFIGYETLDVPNVIVVAGKVTEVNTELGASAASLDEVVIKTVSRRDSEVALLLEQKGAVEIKESIGAQELAKMGVSDAAAATTKISGVTSSEASGDIFVRGLGDRYLYTTMNGLPIPSDDVENKNIDLGLFPTKVIQNVSISKTYAASSSADQASGNIDITSRELRWTQELTLGIDGGINTNAVKSGVGNNFKVSPNSDDITLGFYSKKLSPRESIINQSWSPETANLPVNTGYSISGGKKIGDKLSVFLSGSQSTNFEHREGVFREFRANFINDSILDAEIFSKSVNTTGLATLTYRVNDANKVTATSLFINKLSDEVYEGGRNGEGVIFEETAPSEGLAQFIRDQNIKQTRLWINQLIGDHNLTENNELNWAIGYNRVDADEPNRIRNEVNFNDDFVQLGRNGGFQQRKSGQAINDEEYNGLLSDKMTLINEETQKLSLTLGGNYRNKQRDFVSQFLGVEERITNLLNPSSIDNISEIFTPTNFNNGSLIINRLQPDRYAATLESAAGFVSANYEINKFNINLGVRYQNDNLYTVYNVGNIPGRVGRSEIAKDNFYPSLNVRYALNDKTNLRLATSKTLTLPEFKEFAPFEYVSQTGQVIRGNPDLQASTNYNLDIKYEFFPTAKELISLTGFYKRIEDPINKVQDRGSAGIFSFFNSGDKAEIYGLELETRMGLIQSDVDLDLTFNASKMWHTQDLKETVDANGNFIRTFRYKGLTETGLQGASDWILNSSLNFSDNKEDEFNASITANYASDKIYALGAPEIQTQSATFYNDAIIEKGFVSLDANISKDLGEHFNISLSGKNLLNPNIERTQKVRPSTTGVETTQTVRSYTTGSVLKLGVKYNF